The genomic interval GCTATCAAAGCTATCCTCGGATCGCAGAACAGACCCATCAAGCGAAGCGAAAGCCTTCAGCCTTTCTGATGAGAGCTTGCCACCAAAGTTATCCTGTGGTCGCAGATGGGGAAGATGTAGTGCACTGGGAGATATTGCCGTGGCAAAGTCGTCGTCCCAATTGTCATCCTCTTCCGACTCGGCAGTTCGAAAGCGGTCTGCGGTTGATTTTGTGGTGGGCGAGGGCAATGTATCAACTAAAGAAGTATTCCGGTTGGAGGGCAGAGGTGCAGCGTTGTGGTCCAACTTGTGTGGCTTTTTGGAAGCTCCGGCTCCCGGGGACCGCAGAGCTTCGTTCCATTCCTGAACGCTTTTCACGGCCTCTTCATACTCCGTTGACTTTTTGGGAACAACCGAGTCGGATCTGCGTGCGTTGACGATCCATGGGTGCTTGAGCAACTTCCTCGCAGAGACACGCAGGTTCGGATCTTTCTGGAAGCATTGCATAAGGAAGTCTTTGACGGCCTAGATGAAGTTAGACCCATCCGTATAGCCAGCGGTGATAGGGAAGATACCGGTGAGGCACCCTGCGGAAGTGGAGGATGATCATCGTTGACGATGCGGAAGAGCGCTGGCATGGGCTGCAGGTTATGGTACGGAGGCTTGCCCTCGAGTAGTTCGATGACGGTGCACCCCAAACTCCAGATATCGGAAGCGGTTGTCGCACCTGAGAGCTCAATGACCTCGGGGGCCATCCAATAAGGCGTGCCCACGACGCTGGACTCACTCAAGCCCGTGGTCCGACTTGCCACGCCAAAATCCGCCAGTTTGACGAGCCCTTCCTTTGTTGTCAAGATGTTGGCCCCTTTGATATCTCGATGGATGACACCCTGTTCGTGCAGATACAAAAGCCCATGGAGAACCTGGGACATATACAACCCCACCAGGTTTTCCGGGAAGCGCCCGAAGTTCTTCGCGATGGAGTGCAACGAGCCATTCTCGCAATACCTGTAGACCAAGGTCAGTTCTTTGCGTCCGTCTTGCCTAGGTATCCATACTCCAGAATGATGTTTAAGGTTTCTGCGGATTTGACGAATCCATGGTACTTGACGATGTTGGGATGCTGCGACAACAAATCAGCCCGCGTTCTCCTAAGTCATTCATAGTGTGTCTCACATCCAGGTTTTTGAGCAGATCAATTTCCAGCTGTTTGGTCATTAGTCTCAAGCTTCACTAAACGGACCATCGAAGTGCATGGCATACCATAATCACACGCAACTCGGTCTTGGGCAGATCCGTCAGCTTGATTTGCTTGACAGCCACAGTTTCTCCCGTGTTCCAATTCAGCGCCCTGTAAACCGATCCGAACGCGCCTTTCCCCAGGCAATCGCCCAATTGCTGCGACACCAGATATTATCAGCATTCCGCCATATATAAGGGGCACTCCCCTCCCCGAAAAATCCATACGTAGTCTTTGAGCTCCGCCACATCCTTGGCCGACGACTTGGCCACTGTTTCCTCCTTGTATCTTTCCCCCCGTTTGGACGGACTCGTCGCGAGTCGTGGCAGTCTCGGCTTGACTGGGGAACCGGGGGTCCTGGAGGAAGGGGTGAGAGGGCGGGCCTGCCCCTCACCCCCTTCGTGAGACCGCGAGACCATCGCCGAACAAGACACGACTCGGAGATTGGAGTGTCGCTGGGGAGATGGGTTCTCGGGCGGCGCCCGGTCTCGGAAATGCGGGTTTCAGCTGGTCGGCGGGCggtggggagggagagggtggaTGTGTGGAAGCTAGGGAAGAGGCAAGAGCCTGGCCCGTCTCGATCTCCAAAGTGATCCTATAGTTAGCGCCATAACTCTGACGCTCCCGTATTACTCCTCCTCGCCTAGGAAACCAAACCTAAGAAAAGTAGGGCAAATAAAAGCTTCGAGACAGACATCGAGGAGCGCGCGTTTAGAAGACTGTCGTCTTGGCACACTTACATTTAAGGAAATTTTTAGGGCCGATTATGAAACGTATTTGACCCCTACCGTATTACCATCGGGTTCTGTAGTGTAGTGGTGAGCACTTTTGGTTGTTCGTCTACCTGCTTTTCAACTTTCCGGTGCTCTACTAACATGTCCCCAGTTGATACTTCACATTTCCAAAGGACCTGGGTTCGAACCCCAGCAGGACCTATATGTTTTTTTTATGTCCGCAAGTGACAGGGCCGGGACAGGATTAGCCGAGAGTAGAGTGTATTCGATGTGGTTCTGTAGTTCCGGAAAGTTTCGACCAAAACCGGAGTTCTGACTGAGCGAGCGAAGAGGAAGTGAGCTAAAGAGAATAATTGTTTTGCTCCACACGCTGCGGGGAGGCTTACTGCCGatgcattattattgtatCCAGGGTATCATTCTTGCTAGTATGCTCAATATCTATTATTTTTGCGCCTTACGCAGGAGGCGGAGTACATCCGAGACCAGGTACAGGCTCCCAGCAATGACCAAAGGCCCACCTTGGGCCGCTTGGCTGGCCCAATTCATGGCGGGCAGCAAACTGCCTTCGAAACTCTCCACTTGTCCAATCCCGTCAATAGATCGGATGGCGGATGCCAGCTCCGTGGCGTTGGTTGGTTTGACCCAGGGCATTCCATCCACAGGACCAAACTCAGCCGTCGCAACATTATCGCCCGGCCGGATGATGGACCGGAACACCCCTGCCAGATATTTCCCACTCGAGGCGGCAACAATCCAAGTGACGTTTCCCTGCGGACGCAATCGGCGGTCGACGTGCATTCCCAAGACTTCGGCCGACTGTGCGTTGTGAGCGCCGTCAAGCAGGATCGGCTTCTTGCGATCAATCAAAGGTTGCAGAACAATGCTTTGTAGACGACCCGGCCATGTCGCATCGGCCAAATGTGGGAGGAGAGCGAACGTATCATTCTCTGGACGCAGTTTCGATAGGGCAATGCGCAGCGCTGACACGGCGGAGCACATATTCTCTTGTTGGTGAGGCTCTAGATCAAGCTTCTGGAATATAGATGCAAGGGGTGGAAGCTGCTCATGCACCTTTGCCGGACATACAAAAGTTGCATCAATGCCAAGCTCTTGGATGCGGCTCGTCAATGTGTCGATCACTGCCGTCTCGTTGGTGTTGTCCACGACGCAGGGGACACCGGGTTTCAAGATTCCGGCCTTCTCGCGGGTAATCTCCTCGATGGTAGACCCCAGGAACGCTtggtggtcgaggccaaTTTTGGCAATGACCGAGACCAGCACATCACTGAGGACATTGGTGGCATCGAGGCGACCGCCCATGCCCACCTCGACCACACCGACTTCGACTTGTTCCTGGTTGAATATCTCAAAGGCCGTGGCGGTCAAGAGCTCGAATTCCGAGGCGCCGATTCCTAGCGTTTGATCGCGGAGCTTCACTTCGTCTTCGACTTGCCGGAAAAGAGATTCCTGGACGACCGTCTCGCCAATCGTGATGCAATCCCATCGGTCGATCAGGTGTGGAGAGGTAAAGCGGCCGCAGCGCACCCCTCCGACGGACAGCAGGTGCGACAAGTATGCGCTGATCGAGCCTTTACCATTGGTGCCGGCGATATGGATGGCCTTCCATGACAGCGGGGTGTGCTGAAGGAGGCGCGAGACGCGGGTCAGACCTAGCTCGATCATTCCTCTGGTTTTTTTTGGTCGGACGGTCGAGTCATTGTGGAGGTCATGGTCAAGTGTCACCGAGAGTGAACCCAGTTACTCCGAGGAAAAGTGTTGGTTCCTCAGGTGTCAACAGCGATCACGTGGCACTGTCCAAATCCGCCCAGCCTCTCCAGCCTCAGGCATCCCGCCCTTCCTTCCGTTGTCCTCCCGAGCAAAAACTCTCCCTTCCCGCCCAGATCCATCAGCCGCTATCTATTCCCCACTGCTTCGGTGCAGGTCGCGACTGGATTCGCGCGTTTAGAGGGTTGCTTTCTTCACTCTCCCCCTTCTCGCTTCCCTCTTTACTTACTGACAATGGGAATTCCGTAAGTCGCTCCTTTTGGTGCTTGTGTCGCATGCGCCACCTGGTCGCGTTAGCCCCCCGCCAGTTTCAATACTaacagcatcaacaacagcaTGTGGCGCGAGCCGGCAGAGGCAGACTCCTACA from Penicillium psychrofluorescens genome assembly, chromosome: 5 carries:
- a CDS encoding uncharacterized protein (ID:PFLUO_008188-T1.cds;~source:funannotate), whose product is MIELGLTRVSRLLQHTPLSWKAIHIAGTNGKGSISAYLSHLLSVGGVRCGRFTSPHLIDRWDCITIGETVVQESLFRQVEDEVKLRDQTLGIGASEFELLTATAFEIFNQEQVEVGVVEVGMGGRLDATNVLSDVLVSVIAKIGLDHQAFLGSTIEEITREKAGILKPGVPCVVDNTNETAVIDTLTSRIQELGIDATFVCPAKVHEQLPPLASIFQKLDLEPHQQENMCSAVSALRIALSKLRPENDTFALLPHLADATWPGRLQSIVLQPLIDRKKPILLDGAHNAQSAEVLGMHVDRRLRPQGNVTWIVAASSGKYLAGVFRSIIRPGDNVATAEFGPVDGMPWVKPTNATELASAIRSIDGIGQVESFEGSLLPAMNWASQAAQGGPLVIAGSLYLVSDVLRLLRKAQK